ATCATGattaaaaattgattaaaattagtTATGATTTCTCTTAAGTTCATTTTtccatttaaattataattttgtgtTGAATTAGACGGCCAAAGACTACCAATAGTAGATAGGTTGTCTCCCACTCGACATCTTATAGTCAGTTCATCTTCGACGTCTTCTGACTATctgatttatttaaaattataatctaCATAGGAAGATGAATTAAAGAGAGATAGTAGCTAATTTTATTCGGATTCTAATTATGATCTATCatgtaaatttaaaaaaaaaaattctgatcTGGGATATTAGATTTTATTAGTGATTTGGAGGAAATtaatatatacatgtatgatCGGATAGGCTCTATCCATCCACCTCTATATTCGAATAAAAAAATTTTTATAGCTGATTATCTGGGTTTTCTAATTGGATATAAGAAAAAAGCTCGATATTCTTCTCCATTCGAATCGGGATATCGTATCCTATTATAAGTAAATTATCATTTACAACAACTTTTTAGTGATCGCGACTTGTTATCCAGCCACtgatttttctaaatttatatgcataaataattttttaatgatcACGTTCCTCCAACCAACcccataaattttttttaacaaagccCAATATCttcgttcaatttttttttaaacacccAATTTACTTTTCCCACTATCAATTGTTTCAAAATTAATAAGATTTTATACAATGCAAACTGTTAAATTATGAATGATGATATTAAAGAGGATgtgtaaatatataaaaatagataaataaagaaaattagaaaCAAATATATGATTAATTATTTAAGCTAAGAGACTCAAATAGTTTTCATGATATAGATGTCTCAGTTATATTAATCATATtttaactttagaatttaaaaaattgagttatagtattaattaaaaaaattaaaatatttttttaaaatgctcACAGGGTGTACAGCTTAAGGGTGCagcatattattttttatttttttatttattttgtttagttttttTAAGTTCTCGattatattaattatattttatctgTAGAATTTAAGAATTAGATTatagtattaataaaaaaaattaaaatgatttttttgaaTGCTCATAGgtgtaaattaaaatataatgctACCCTACTTATGCTCATCTTACAAGCACcaagtttatttttaaatttttttaagagtttaggtttagaatttagtatatatattggttttttaaaatttttatagctTAAATACTATGactaaattctaaaccctaaaatttaaacattaagttataaaaaaataaagaaaaaacaaaatacaATTGTTGTGTATGTCTCATATAAGGTTTACAACATTGGGTGTGCAACATTATTGTGTATATGTGTGTATATTGATACGATGATTAAGATAGGAGCCCCTGAGTCAAGTCAAAATATAGGAGGTTGGCTGATACGATGGTCCAAGTCAAGGAAGTATCAACCTTTGAAGTTGGCGTAGTCAATCTTTTTCGATTGGACTAACAGGCTGGTCGGACGCCAAACCTCTCAATATGGATGaatatttcaatcgattggaaccacAGTTTGATCGGACAGAAGGGACGCCTAGTCTGATTGAACTCTTTGGTCAAAACCGATAAGCCAAGTCATGGACGAGTCCTCAACGACATTCTATATGCTCTATCAGTCAAGTGACTGCAGAGCGGATCATGGGAAAAGCTTTGTCGGTTTGTCAAGTAAGCGGATTATGGGTCCCCTAACCCAATGACCTCATATATCATAAACTTCTTTTCTACCAAACGCAGAGATTGCGGGTTCATTTTTAGAAAGATGTCAAAGTATCGTTATGGTATGTTATTTTTTAGAAACGCTTTGAGATTCCTATACAGACAAACATTAATACTATAAAAATGAGTTTCCATCTACAGGTGTAGATATGCTCACATTAGGTGAGACTATATAATTTTTACTATTCATCACTTTCTATCAAtgattgacttgagtgtcgaCGGATCTATTATGCTGAGGACTCCTTCCTTGACCCGATCACTAACGCTCCTCTTGAAATggaaaagtgtttcaaaattagcttttatcttttgatagtaagaAGTATTCATTTCGTCAACATTTGAGCCAAGTATCTAACCTTTCATCTCCATCTATTTCACCtagtataattttaaaaaaaaatttttagagCTTGGGTTTAATATTTAACCTAAATAAAGTGTTAAAAGATAGGGAAAAAATTACATTAGGTGACCGCAGCCAAAATCCTAGACGCTAAGGACCTTTCTGTGGTGagcacttaaaaaaaaattaatatgaaatttttttagcttaatattataatataatcttAATCCTAAAGTCAAAATCTTAAATGACTAAGTACGCAGCATAATAAAATGctagataatttttttattatgttaattagaatttttgtttagAGTTTAGAATTCAGAGTTTAGAGATTGGGTTATATTATTGAGGAGTCTGGAtgacattttttttatatataaaggtGATTTGTTCATCCCAGCGCCCCCGTTAATCCGTCCCTAGGTCAACatagaggagataaatcacggatgactactagttaTTAGTGCAAATTGCCAAGACATGAGAGAGGTTATGCTCAGTCATGTCGAGTTTCAATCCTAAGACCTCATGTAATAACACTCCATATCTTAACCATCGCCCCGGGGAcacattttttatatataaagtgCTGAGAGAACGTGGTTGATAGGTAGGTAATTTGCAGAAATGGAGCAGGAGGAGGAGACGGCGTTGAAGTCGCTGTCGACGGACTACCTCAACCTGCTCATCTACGGACAGGGCTTCAGCGACGTCAGCTTCAGCGTCGACGGCCGCGTCATCCACGCTCACCGCTGCATCCTCGCCGCCCGCTCCCTCTTCTTCCGGAAGTTATTCTCCGAAGGCGGCGTCGTCGTCGGGATCATACCGGTGATCGCCGTCAGCTACGAGGTTTTCCTCCTGGTGCTGCAGTTCCTCTACAGCGGCCGGGTCTCGCTGACGCCTCAGAAGCACGAGGCGCGCGCCGACTGCCCCGATCGCACCTGCTGTCACACACACTGCCCTGCCGCCGTGGACTTGGCCCTTGAGACCCTCTCCGCCGCCCGCTCGTTCGACCTTAATCCCCTTGCCCTCCTCGCTCAGGTGCGAATCTTGGAGGCTACGATGCCGAAGCATGATAATCGTATAAAATGAACGCATGTGATTGCAGAGGCATTTGGTCGGAATGGTGGAGAAGGCGCCGATCGAGGAAGTGATGAGGGTGCTAATGGCGTCGAGGATTCAGAACTTAGGGCGGCTGTGGACGGCGTGCTCCCACCTGGTGGCCAAGTCCGGCCTACCGGCGGAGGTGCTTGCCAAGTACCTCCCCCTCGACGTGGTCGTCGGCATCGAGGAGATCCGGCTCAAGATCACCTCCCTCGAGTACGGCTGCGGTGGCGCCGGAGGCTTATTCCCGGTGCAGTTGCATACCGGCGAGCTCACCGTCCCCAGAGGCGGTGACCGTCGCTTGGACGACGAGCAGCATAAGCTGCGGCGGATGCGGCGGGCGCTGGACAGCTCGGACGTGGAGCAGGTGAAGCTGATGGTGATGGTGGAGGGGCTCAACCTCGACGATGCGCTCGCGCTCCACTACGCCGTCGAGAACTGCAGCCGCGAGGTGATGAAGGAGCTACTGGAGCTAGGGGCGGCGGACGTGAACC
This genomic stretch from Zingiber officinale cultivar Zhangliang chromosome 7A, Zo_v1.1, whole genome shotgun sequence harbors:
- the LOC122001596 gene encoding BTB/POZ domain and ankyrin repeat-containing protein NPR5-like; translation: MEQEEETALKSLSTDYLNLLIYGQGFSDVSFSVDGRVIHAHRCILAARSLFFRKLFSEGGVVVGIIPVIAVSYEVFLLVLQFLYSGRVSLTPQKHEARADCPDRTCCHTHCPAAVDLALETLSAARSFDLNPLALLAQRHLVGMVEKAPIEEVMRVLMASRIQNLGRLWTACSHLVAKSGLPAEVLAKYLPLDVVVGIEEIRLKITSLEYGCGGAGGLFPVQLHTGELTVPRGGDRRLDDEQHKLRRMRRALDSSDVEQVKLMVMVEGLNLDDALALHYAVENCSREVMKELLELGAADVNRRAGPAGKTPLHVAAEMVCPDMVAVLLDHNADPTARSLDASAVTPLDFLRGLSSDFHFKGARAAGLAHVDPNKLRLCLELLQSAVLVMSREAAAAAAATAHHHSMNVYPR